In one Pseudodesulfovibrio tunisiensis genomic region, the following are encoded:
- a CDS encoding SlyX family protein, protein MEERVERLEALVALQDRSLEKLNEVLSDQQLEISELKRQVKLLAGKVRELRMSADEQIQDVPPPHYNG, encoded by the coding sequence ATGGAAGAACGCGTGGAACGTCTGGAAGCGCTGGTTGCGCTTCAGGATCGGAGTCTGGAAAAGCTGAACGAGGTGCTGTCCGACCAGCAGCTCGAAATCAGTGAACTCAAGCGGCAGGTCAAGCTGCTGGCGGGCAAGGTGCGCGAACTGCGCATGTCTGCCGACGAGCAGATTCAGGATGTGCCGCCCCCGCATTACAATGGCTGA
- a CDS encoding ATP-binding protein, translated as MSRMHGIKDRFHRIALRNKLMASMLLAVMFISVAIAFVARGILVTSLTSELEMRGSAIAHSVAERGGSYILDHKMPQLLALIFDEARLQQRKHLVSYIFVEDQNSRVLAHTMTRRLPSILLAHKIPAGSNKSVKKLSVEGEPVLDIAVAINEGLYRVGVVHVGLNQKHIDSLVGKLRTAFLGFISLVIIITAFLSSWVTSNITQPVADLTRIADQISRGNFDIPSTLGSQDDWDTSQCPAYHDTDLPCWHLDQSLGREGNPRPLHRTCAKCMFYRKREGDEVVQLTDAFRNMVWSIKLYRHRLRESEEKYRSLFDSGPDPIFVVGCEGGRIKDANPRAVELYGYSRRELVGMPFVSLGPEHNTQCLEYFHDGEGHGCVYYPKLMHYKKGGKPFFVNMHACPISYRGHHAIIIAVADITEVIEKDAQVIQAGKMKSLGEMSAGIAHEINQPLNAIKMGSEFLCMMSEQGVAVPKAEYEEVVREISVQVDRASEIINTLRAFGRKSDLIAEKADLNRAVRAALSILKRQFELDDIRFGLEFTEPLASVVAHENRLQQVFFNLVTNARDAIDDVSRPGQEGAERTIFIRTGQEHGHVFAEVADSGGGISEEARSRIFEPFYTTKETGQGMGLGLAITYGIVKDYGGTIDIGDRKGGGAVFRVEFPAADK; from the coding sequence ATGTCCCGCATGCACGGCATCAAGGACAGGTTTCATCGCATCGCCCTGCGCAACAAGCTCATGGCCTCCATGCTGCTGGCCGTGATGTTCATCAGCGTGGCCATTGCGTTCGTGGCGCGCGGCATTCTGGTCACGTCCCTGACCAGCGAGCTGGAAATGCGCGGCAGCGCCATAGCCCATTCCGTGGCCGAACGCGGCGGCAGCTACATTCTGGACCACAAGATGCCCCAGCTTCTGGCACTGATATTCGACGAGGCCCGGCTGCAGCAGCGCAAGCATCTGGTGTCCTACATTTTCGTGGAGGACCAGAACAGCCGGGTGCTGGCCCACACCATGACCCGGCGGCTGCCGTCCATTCTGCTGGCGCACAAGATTCCGGCGGGCAGCAACAAGAGCGTGAAGAAGCTGTCCGTGGAGGGCGAACCCGTTCTGGATATCGCCGTGGCCATCAACGAGGGGCTGTACCGCGTGGGCGTGGTGCACGTGGGGCTGAACCAGAAGCACATCGACAGTCTGGTGGGCAAGCTCAGAACCGCGTTTCTCGGGTTCATTTCCCTTGTGATCATCATCACCGCGTTCCTGAGCAGTTGGGTGACCAGCAACATCACCCAGCCCGTGGCCGACCTGACCCGGATCGCGGATCAGATCAGCCGGGGAAATTTCGACATTCCGTCCACTCTGGGGTCGCAGGACGACTGGGACACGTCCCAGTGCCCGGCCTATCACGACACGGACCTGCCGTGCTGGCATCTGGACCAGTCCCTGGGCAGGGAGGGGAATCCCCGCCCCCTGCACCGGACCTGCGCCAAGTGCATGTTCTACCGCAAGCGCGAGGGCGACGAGGTGGTCCAGCTCACGGACGCGTTCCGCAACATGGTCTGGTCCATCAAGCTGTACCGTCACCGGCTGCGCGAGTCCGAGGAAAAATACCGCTCCCTGTTCGACAGCGGTCCGGACCCCATCTTCGTGGTCGGGTGCGAGGGCGGACGCATCAAGGACGCCAATCCCCGGGCCGTGGAGCTGTACGGCTATTCCCGTCGCGAGCTGGTGGGCATGCCGTTCGTGTCCCTCGGCCCCGAGCACAATACCCAGTGTCTGGAATACTTTCATGACGGCGAGGGGCACGGGTGCGTGTATTATCCCAAGCTCATGCACTACAAGAAGGGCGGCAAGCCGTTTTTCGTGAACATGCACGCCTGCCCGATCTCCTATCGGGGGCATCACGCCATCATCATTGCCGTGGCCGACATCACCGAAGTCATTGAAAAGGATGCGCAGGTGATTCAGGCAGGCAAGATGAAGTCGCTTGGCGAGATGAGTGCGGGCATAGCCCACGAGATCAACCAGCCCCTGAATGCCATCAAGATGGGCAGCGAATTCCTGTGCATGATGTCGGAGCAGGGGGTGGCCGTACCCAAGGCCGAATATGAGGAAGTGGTCCGGGAGATCAGCGTGCAGGTGGATCGTGCTTCCGAGATCATCAACACCTTGCGGGCATTCGGCAGGAAATCCGACCTGATCGCGGAAAAGGCGGACCTGAACCGGGCCGTGCGCGCTGCCCTGTCCATTCTCAAGAGGCAGTTCGAGCTGGACGACATCCGCTTCGGGCTGGAGTTCACGGAGCCGTTGGCCTCGGTCGTGGCGCACGAGAATCGGTTGCAGCAGGTCTTCTTCAATCTGGTGACCAATGCCCGGGACGCCATCGACGATGTGAGCCGCCCGGGGCAGGAGGGGGCGGAACGGACCATCTTCATCCGTACGGGGCAGGAGCACGGGCATGTGTTTGCCGAGGTTGCGGATTCCGGCGGCGGGATTTCCGAAGAGGCGAGGAGCAGGATTTTCGAACCCTTTTACACCACCAAGGAAACCGGTCAGGGCATGGGCCTTGGCCTTGCCATCACCTATGGAATCGTCAAGGATTATGGTGGGACGATAGATATCGGCGACCGAAAAGGCGGCGGCGCGGTGTTCCGCGTCGAGTTCCCCGCCGCAGACAAGTGA
- a CDS encoding response regulator yields MTQEKILVIDDEKPTLRMFRLLLSAYGYEILTAENGESGLEVFRREQPGVVLTDIKMPVMDGIEVLRNIKAMNPHAEVIVITGHGDMDLAIQALNLDATDFIDKPVRREALETALRRARERLAIARNEESLISVDERHSAAVISVRGNVTSATVPHLQQAFSNALGMSKELVLVDFEKNASINGAGIAALTDLLGACREQGAEVVLSGLSSNFRTVFDMVGISKIARLFDDADEALRAH; encoded by the coding sequence GTGACTCAGGAAAAAATATTGGTCATCGACGATGAAAAGCCCACGCTACGGATGTTTCGATTGCTGCTTTCCGCCTATGGATACGAAATCCTGACTGCGGAAAACGGCGAAAGCGGGCTGGAGGTCTTTCGAAGAGAGCAGCCCGGCGTGGTGCTGACCGACATCAAGATGCCGGTCATGGACGGCATCGAGGTGCTACGCAACATCAAGGCCATGAATCCGCATGCCGAGGTCATCGTGATCACGGGCCACGGGGACATGGATCTGGCCATTCAGGCCCTGAATCTGGACGCCACGGACTTCATCGACAAGCCCGTGCGCCGCGAGGCGCTGGAAACCGCGCTCCGTCGGGCGCGCGAACGGCTGGCCATCGCCCGGAACGAGGAAAGCCTGATCAGCGTGGACGAGCGCCATTCCGCGGCGGTCATCAGCGTGCGCGGCAACGTGACTTCGGCCACGGTTCCGCATCTTCAGCAGGCGTTTTCCAATGCGCTGGGCATGAGCAAGGAGCTTGTGCTTGTTGATTTCGAAAAGAACGCATCCATAAACGGGGCCGGAATCGCGGCCTTGACCGATCTGCTCGGCGCATGCCGGGAGCAGGGGGCCGAGGTCGTGCTTTCGGGCCTGTCTTCCAATTTCCGCACCGTGTTCGACATGGTGGGCATCTCCAAGATCGCCCGGCTGTTCGATGATGCGGACGAGGCGCTTCGGGCGCACTGA
- the hemW gene encoding radical SAM family heme chaperone HemW, with product MGRIYGESVATTPAFPQAARPDKSGPVRKSVPRGLLLYIHVPFCRSRCHYCTFHSQAFKPTTFAWYHKLLLDEIALWGKRLKRPLLRTVYFGGGTPSLIPPHQLDRIMKALRSAFSFQDGMEITLEANPDSAADISYFRALQSMGINRLSMGVQSLVDAELAALGRPHSAGMAMQAFQLARQAGFNNIGLDLIWGLPGQKLAGWLAQLKQITELRPEHISAYNLTIEPETVFGRMCDSGELVLPSETEQGRMFIYGAEYLESCGYLHYEVSNFARMGFMSVHNSGYWDGSDYLGLGPSAVSTIGGRRFSNPRYMDEYDAYVRGGLVGMEYENLSLTDRLRETVMLSLRTTRGLDLKAFREMAGYDLVKRREALVSALHRENLVRISHGRLRLTKSGMLVSNVIIKRLVFED from the coding sequence GTGGGCAGAATCTACGGCGAATCCGTGGCGACCACGCCAGCCTTTCCCCAGGCGGCGCGGCCCGACAAGTCCGGCCCGGTGCGCAAAAGCGTTCCCCGGGGCCTGCTTCTGTACATTCACGTGCCGTTCTGCCGCAGCCGCTGCCATTACTGCACCTTTCATTCCCAGGCCTTCAAGCCGACCACATTCGCGTGGTATCACAAGCTGCTGCTCGACGAGATCGCGCTCTGGGGCAAGCGCCTGAAAAGGCCGCTGCTCCGCACCGTGTATTTCGGGGGCGGCACGCCCAGCCTGATCCCGCCGCATCAGCTCGACCGGATCATGAAGGCGCTGCGTTCCGCGTTCTCCTTTCAGGACGGCATGGAAATCACGCTGGAGGCCAATCCTGATTCCGCCGCGGACATCAGCTATTTCCGGGCCTTGCAGAGCATGGGGATAAATCGGCTGTCCATGGGCGTGCAGAGCCTCGTGGACGCGGAACTTGCCGCTCTCGGCCGTCCGCATTCCGCAGGCATGGCCATGCAGGCGTTCCAGCTTGCCCGGCAGGCCGGGTTCAACAACATCGGGCTGGACCTGATCTGGGGACTCCCCGGCCAGAAGCTCGCTGGCTGGCTGGCCCAGCTCAAGCAGATAACCGAGCTGCGGCCCGAGCACATTTCCGCCTACAACCTGACCATCGAGCCGGAAACCGTGTTCGGCAGGATGTGCGATTCCGGCGAACTGGTCCTGCCTTCCGAGACCGAGCAGGGCCGCATGTTCATCTACGGCGCGGAATATCTGGAGTCGTGCGGATACCTGCACTACGAGGTGTCCAACTTTGCGCGCATGGGCTTCATGTCCGTGCATAATTCCGGCTACTGGGACGGCTCCGACTATCTCGGGCTCGGTCCTTCGGCCGTGTCCACCATCGGCGGCCGCCGGTTTTCCAATCCCCGCTACATGGACGAGTACGACGCCTATGTGCGCGGCGGACTGGTGGGCATGGAATACGAGAATCTGTCCCTCACGGATCGGCTTCGGGAGACCGTGATGCTCAGTCTGCGCACCACCCGGGGGCTGGACCTCAAGGCGTTCCGCGAAATGGCCGGATACGATCTGGTCAAGCGCAGGGAAGCTCTGGTCAGTGCCCTGCATCGGGAAAATCTTGTCCGCATCAGTCACGGCAGGCTGCGTCTCACCAAGAGCGGCATGCTGGTGTCCAACGTGATCATCAAGCGTCTGGTCTTCGAGGACTGA
- a CDS encoding ABC transporter substrate-binding protein — MLRVLRHLFLFVVVSLLFACEPGDKAKERADRVPGVSATEIRLGSSLAITGHAGYLGTQTLRGAMACIRSVNESGGVHGRRLTVLAEDDFYDPPQCLANTQRFIIENDVFALFCYVGTPTTVKILPLLEEAKIPLVGVFTGANALREPFNPYIINIRASYYQETQAAVRHLVKDLGLRRIAVFYQFDAYGFDGLVGTELALKEFRMEPVGRGSYVRGTRNVTDGLERIIRSRAEAVVMVGTYGACAQFIRSAEDRGFNPIFYNVSFVGAEELARRLGPEYHARVIMSQVVPPPPEDGRGGPGDAAAEYVRLLGKYYPEDPPSFVGLEGFLNARILVEGLRKAGPDLTRPGFIRAIRSIRKYSLGRDMVITFGPEDHQGSDAVHFTVLEHGRFVPFEDWSVLEQGGR; from the coding sequence ATGTTGCGTGTGTTGCGCCATCTATTTCTGTTCGTCGTCGTGAGCCTGCTTTTCGCTTGCGAGCCCGGCGACAAGGCCAAGGAGAGGGCGGACAGGGTTCCCGGGGTCTCGGCCACGGAGATTCGGCTGGGATCGTCCCTGGCCATCACGGGGCATGCCGGATATCTGGGCACCCAGACCCTGCGCGGGGCCATGGCCTGCATCCGCAGCGTCAACGAAAGCGGCGGGGTGCACGGCAGAAGACTCACGGTGCTGGCCGAGGACGATTTCTACGATCCCCCGCAATGTCTGGCCAACACCCAGCGTTTCATCATTGAAAACGACGTGTTCGCCCTGTTCTGCTACGTGGGCACACCCACCACGGTGAAAATCCTGCCCCTGCTCGAAGAGGCGAAAATCCCTCTGGTTGGCGTGTTCACCGGCGCCAATGCCCTGCGCGAGCCCTTCAATCCCTACATCATCAACATCCGTGCGTCGTATTATCAGGAGACGCAGGCCGCGGTGCGCCATCTGGTCAAGGACCTGGGCCTGCGCCGCATCGCCGTGTTCTACCAGTTCGACGCCTACGGGTTCGACGGGCTCGTGGGCACGGAACTGGCGCTCAAGGAATTTCGCATGGAGCCGGTGGGACGCGGTTCCTACGTGCGCGGCACCCGCAACGTGACCGACGGGCTGGAGCGCATCATTCGTTCCCGGGCCGAGGCCGTGGTCATGGTCGGCACCTACGGTGCGTGCGCCCAGTTCATCCGTTCGGCGGAGGACCGGGGCTTCAACCCGATCTTTTACAACGTTTCCTTTGTGGGCGCCGAGGAACTGGCCCGGCGGCTCGGGCCGGAATACCATGCCCGGGTGATCATGTCCCAGGTCGTGCCTCCGCCGCCCGAGGACGGCAGGGGCGGGCCGGGCGATGCCGCCGCGGAATACGTGCGGCTGCTCGGAAAATACTATCCCGAGGACCCCCCGAGTTTCGTGGGGCTGGAAGGCTTTCTGAACGCCAGGATTCTGGTGGAGGGGCTGCGCAAGGCCGGGCCCGACCTGACCCGTCCCGGATTCATCCGTGCCATTCGTTCCATCCGCAAGTACTCCCTTGGCCGCGACATGGTCATCACTTTCGGTCCCGAGGACCATCAGGGTTCGGACGCGGTACATTTCACCGTGCTGGAGCATGGCAGGTTCGTGCCTTTCGAGGACTGGAGCGTGCTTGAGCAGGGAGGGCGCTGA
- a CDS encoding GGDEF domain-containing response regulator produces the protein MNESRTILLVEDSRFFGTMVKRRIEQELDLGVVWLENHAETRKVLDGGEHEFMGALLDLTLPDAPNGEVVQTVLEHGIPVIIFTGGFSGEWRDRFLSWNIVDYILKDSPACVDTLISTLRRLRRNRKVTILVVDDSQSTGDAVAGLLQTHMYRTLRADDGREALEVVAEHPEIRMVITDYEMPNMNGFELVRALREQRDKDDLAIIGMSAADDPLLSARFIKSGASDFLAKPFQVEEFHCRVDHNVDLVEQIALIRDLSNRDHLTRLFNRRYLFDNADRFFRSVEAAGQSVCVSMIDIDHFKSVNDTYGHDAGDVVLRQVAELLTVAFAPGDMVCRFGGEEFCVLSAHGSAREAPARLESLRRSVERAVIPAGDDSIRVTASIGCCTEPDELDNMIKVADQRLYQAKETGRNKVVSG, from the coding sequence ATGAATGAATCGCGTACCATTCTGCTTGTGGAGGACAGCCGGTTTTTCGGTACCATGGTCAAGCGCCGGATCGAGCAGGAGCTTGATCTGGGTGTGGTCTGGCTGGAAAATCATGCCGAGACGCGCAAGGTCCTTGATGGCGGGGAGCACGAATTCATGGGTGCGCTTCTGGACCTGACACTGCCGGACGCACCCAATGGCGAGGTCGTGCAGACCGTGCTGGAACATGGCATTCCGGTGATCATCTTCACCGGCGGGTTCAGCGGCGAGTGGCGCGACCGTTTCCTCTCATGGAACATCGTGGACTACATCCTCAAGGATTCCCCGGCCTGCGTGGATACCCTGATATCCACTCTGAGGCGGCTGCGCAGGAATCGCAAGGTCACCATTCTGGTCGTGGACGATTCCCAGTCCACGGGAGATGCCGTTGCCGGGCTGTTGCAGACCCACATGTACCGCACCCTGCGGGCGGACGACGGGCGCGAGGCGCTGGAAGTCGTGGCCGAACATCCCGAGATCCGGATGGTCATCACCGACTACGAGATGCCGAACATGAACGGATTCGAGCTGGTGCGCGCCCTGCGCGAGCAGCGCGACAAGGACGATCTCGCCATCATCGGCATGTCCGCTGCCGACGATCCGCTTCTGTCCGCCAGATTCATCAAGAGCGGGGCCAGCGATTTTCTGGCCAAGCCGTTTCAGGTGGAGGAATTCCATTGTCGCGTGGACCACAACGTCGACCTCGTGGAACAGATCGCCCTGATTCGCGATCTGTCCAACCGCGACCATCTGACCCGGCTGTTCAACCGCCGCTACCTTTTCGACAATGCGGACCGGTTCTTCAGGTCCGTGGAAGCCGCTGGCCAGTCCGTGTGCGTGTCCATGATCGACATCGACCATTTCAAGTCGGTGAACGACACCTATGGCCATGATGCCGGGGACGTGGTGCTCAGGCAGGTGGCCGAGCTGCTGACCGTGGCGTTTGCGCCCGGAGACATGGTCTGCCGGTTCGGGGGCGAGGAATTCTGCGTGCTGTCGGCCCATGGTTCGGCCCGAGAGGCCCCGGCCCGGCTGGAGAGCCTGCGTCGCAGCGTGGAGCGCGCCGTCATCCCGGCCGGGGACGATTCCATCCGGGTCACGGCCAGCATCGGCTGCTGCACCGAGCCGGACGAACTGGACAACATGATCAAGGTCGCGGACCAGCGGCTGTATCAGGCCAAGGAAACCGGACGCAACAAGGTGGTGAGCGGCTGA
- a CDS encoding cupin domain-containing protein, with the protein MTLSAREVIDLLGLQPHPEEGGFFRETYRAGESVPLAGLPDRYPGERNHCTAIYYLLTPETCSHMHRLRTDEIFHFYVGDPCEMLQLHPDGSGEVVILGHDIRQGQRPQVVVPRGSWQGMRLLPGGAFGLMGCTVAPGFDFADYEHGDRTLLAADHPAFEDRIIRLTAP; encoded by the coding sequence ATGACACTTTCGGCTCGTGAAGTTATCGATCTCCTCGGCCTTCAACCGCATCCCGAAGAGGGCGGCTTTTTCAGGGAAACCTACAGGGCCGGGGAATCCGTCCCCCTTGCCGGGCTGCCGGACCGCTATCCCGGGGAGCGCAATCACTGCACGGCCATCTACTACCTGCTCACGCCTGAAACCTGCTCGCACATGCACCGGTTGCGCACGGACGAAATCTTTCACTTCTACGTGGGCGATCCCTGCGAAATGCTTCAGCTCCATCCGGACGGCTCGGGCGAGGTGGTGATTCTGGGCCACGACATCCGGCAGGGCCAGCGGCCGCAGGTCGTGGTGCCGCGCGGATCGTGGCAGGGCATGCGCCTGCTGCCCGGCGGCGCGTTCGGCCTCATGGGCTGCACCGTGGCCCCGGGTTTCGATTTCGCGGATTACGAACACGGCGATCGGACTTTGCTTGCCGCCGATCATCCCGCGTTCGAGGACCGCATCATTCGCCTGACTGCGCCCTAG
- the rnhA gene encoding ribonuclease HI, producing the protein MTRVTIYTDGSCLGNPGPGGYGAVLVYGDNRKELSQGYRNTTNNRMELLAVITALDSLTRSCSVDLYTDSKYVQQAITKDWLGNWQKNGWKTSAKKPVKNQDLWQRLLPLIKKHDVSFRWVKGHAGHPENERCDDLARTAASGSYLLDDQQ; encoded by the coding sequence GTGACCAGGGTGACCATCTACACGGACGGTTCCTGTCTGGGCAATCCCGGACCGGGCGGCTATGGCGCGGTGCTCGTCTACGGCGACAATCGCAAGGAGCTTTCGCAGGGCTACCGGAACACCACGAACAATCGCATGGAACTCCTTGCCGTGATCACGGCGCTGGATTCCCTGACCCGTTCCTGTTCCGTGGATCTGTACACGGATTCCAAGTACGTGCAGCAGGCCATCACCAAGGACTGGCTCGGCAACTGGCAGAAGAACGGCTGGAAGACCTCGGCGAAGAAGCCGGTCAAGAATCAGGACCTCTGGCAGCGGCTTCTGCCGCTTATCAAAAAGCACGACGTGTCCTTCCGCTGGGTCAAGGGGCATGCCGGACACCCGGAAAACGAACGGTGCGACGATCTTGCCCGCACTGCCGCCTCCGGGAGCTATCTGCTCGACGATCAGCAGTAG
- a CDS encoding HD-GYP domain-containing protein, translated as MDSSKRAARPVSYFPISPVMLFPEAMGDFSVYLWQGGDFVLYTRSGQTFSVRHRQRLHDNGVTEIYVQSSERPQYESYVEAHLGNILMDENLPLELRSKVFYEASKAVMQDVFNRKLPTALRVRHFDRIADVVKNSIRFLSRDKTLTALAPFISHDYKTYTHCMHVFVFSATMFQTYDMTDQEMFECGLGALLHDVGKAKIPRSILNKRGALTRTEREIIKEHPLHGVSMCAHLPLTQNTINCILFHHERLDGTGYPAGIAADNIPLPVRVITLADVYDALTSARPYAEAMPPYEALTLIRHEMRDSVDMHVFKRLVAVLGGADML; from the coding sequence ATGGATTCGAGCAAGCGCGCCGCACGCCCTGTGTCGTACTTCCCCATATCCCCGGTCATGCTTTTTCCCGAGGCTATGGGGGATTTCTCCGTGTATCTCTGGCAGGGCGGAGATTTCGTGCTGTACACCCGGTCCGGGCAGACATTTTCCGTCCGCCATCGGCAGCGGCTGCACGACAACGGCGTCACGGAAATATATGTCCAGAGCTCGGAGCGGCCCCAGTACGAATCCTATGTCGAGGCGCATCTCGGCAACATCCTGATGGACGAGAACCTGCCTCTGGAACTGCGTTCCAAGGTGTTCTACGAGGCCTCCAAGGCCGTGATGCAGGACGTGTTCAACCGCAAGCTGCCCACGGCCCTGCGCGTCCGGCACTTCGACCGCATCGCGGACGTGGTCAAGAACAGCATCCGCTTCCTGTCCCGGGACAAGACCCTGACCGCGCTCGCTCCGTTCATTTCCCACGACTACAAGACCTACACCCACTGCATGCACGTGTTCGTGTTTTCCGCGACCATGTTCCAGACCTACGACATGACCGATCAGGAAATGTTCGAATGCGGTCTGGGCGCGCTGCTGCACGACGTGGGCAAGGCCAAGATTCCGCGCAGCATCCTGAACAAGCGCGGCGCACTCACCCGTACCGAACGGGAGATCATCAAGGAACATCCCCTGCACGGGGTCTCCATGTGCGCCCATCTGCCCCTGACGCAGAACACCATCAACTGCATCCTGTTCCACCACGAACGGCTGGACGGAACCGGCTATCCCGCCGGCATTGCCGCGGACAACATTCCCCTGCCCGTGCGCGTCATCACCCTTGCCGACGTATACGACGCCCTGACCTCGGCCCGGCCCTATGCCGAAGCCATGCCGCCCTACGAGGCGCTGACCCTGATCCGCCACGAGATGCGCGACAGCGTGGACATGCACGTGTTCAAGCGTCTGGTGGCAGTTCTCGGCGGCGCAGACATGCTCTGA
- a CDS encoding glycosyltransferase family A protein, whose translation MRSPRLSIIVPNYNYGRFFARLGTSLANQVLGLDIFELILVDDGSTDDSLQQAGELGNLPFARVEVVELEHTGKPGPVRNAGLKLARGQYLTCLDPDDLPAPEWLASCLCELDGHPEKHLAYTDYTHVEAGNCREVRLPEFNPALLANQNILPPAAVFRREVWEASDGFRANTTYEDWDFWIQAADNGFAGSHLDRLLFAHMVHGDNFSFAACRDDAKAKAAIVLNNPGFFPAGVRHWANGVVQGEPWAHAFPRGIIPLLEDVEKLLSLAGEIANNHR comes from the coding sequence ATGCGCTCTCCCCGACTTTCGATCATCGTACCCAATTACAACTACGGCCGCTTCTTTGCCCGGCTCGGCACCAGCCTTGCCAATCAGGTGCTCGGGCTCGACATCTTCGAACTGATTCTCGTGGACGACGGCAGCACGGACGACTCCCTGCAACAGGCCGGGGAGCTGGGCAACCTGCCCTTTGCCCGGGTCGAGGTCGTGGAACTGGAGCATACGGGCAAGCCCGGTCCGGTTCGCAACGCGGGCCTGAAACTGGCGCGCGGCCAGTACCTGACCTGTCTGGACCCGGACGACCTGCCTGCCCCGGAATGGCTGGCCTCCTGTCTGTGCGAACTTGACGGACATCCCGAAAAGCACCTTGCCTACACCGACTACACGCATGTGGAAGCCGGAAACTGCCGGGAAGTCCGACTGCCGGAATTCAATCCGGCCCTGCTCGCCAACCAGAACATCCTGCCTCCGGCAGCCGTGTTCCGGCGCGAGGTGTGGGAGGCGTCCGACGGTTTCCGCGCCAATACGACCTACGAGGACTGGGACTTCTGGATTCAGGCCGCGGACAACGGATTTGCCGGGTCGCATCTGGACCGGCTGCTTTTCGCGCACATGGTGCACGGAGACAACTTCTCCTTTGCCGCCTGCCGGGACGACGCCAAGGCCAAGGCCGCGATCGTTCTCAACAACCCCGGCTTCTTTCCGGCCGGTGTCCGGCACTGGGCAAACGGGGTCGTTCAGGGCGAACCATGGGCCCACGCCTTTCCGCGCGGCATCATCCCGCTTCTGGAGGATGTGGAAAAACTCCTGAGCCTTGCCGGAGAAATCGCGAATAATCACCGATAG